The sequence TAGTATTTAGTTGTTAGTTTATGTGTTAATTTCACCTCATTGACATAGTTCAATATGCGATCTTGTGTCTGATTCTCCCTCAGCTGGTTCTGCATCCAAACAACTGTCATCTCACAAGCAGAGCACATAGCATCCCGAACAATACCAGATGACTTATCATTGTTGTCATCCACCACACTCTGAATGCCCATGCTATTAAATACAATTAAGAACAAACGTGTTAATTACTAACTAAAATTCTTCCAGTACAAGAGGTGATATACATGATTTACATTTTGCAGCCAACAACATTATTAAGGTCCCCTAGGAGCATTATGAAAGAGCTAAGTATACCAAGACAACATTCATAGAGACTGACCTAACTCCACGAGTCCCATCAAATGTGCACAATCCTATCTGTGAGCAGATTTTCTTTGGTTGAGCCTGTCAGTATGAGCAGTACTGTAAGATAACCCAAAGCACTCCCTGACTTGATCTTTTTCTTGTTATCTTCGGTTAAGGGTATGGGTTGgggtgtgtgtgtgtgtgtgtgtgtgttggGGAACAGGGAGTCGAGGATTATAAAGATTACATATAAGATATAAGCATAATTTTCACCTCGGCAATGAGCAAATCCATGATGGTTTCTCCATATTGGGCAATAACGGTTTTGCACTCCTGGCTAGCTACTCCGGTGGCTCCAATGGCTTCATTTATCAAGGTAACCACGGTCTGCGAAATGAAGTGTGTCAAGAAAACAGTAAACATAATTGGTAAAAGAGCAATGAACCTACACCAATCAAAAGTTCAAGATGGTTTgagaaacaaaatttaaaatttcaaagtcTATATGCCATGTTAAGTCTAGTACGAAATTAGACTGAGAGCTGAATATCAAAGGTAGACACAGACTAGAAGCCAGAAAGAGTAAAAAGGTTATTATAAGACAGAACTCAAAATAACATGTACAATTTTCTACCATTTATAATCACAATCCACATATGCAATTCCAATAGAagtgtttttatttgaagcGGGAGACTAGCCCAAATGAATTTgactttcttgtttttttttttgtttgtttccaAAGTAACTTTCATCAACTCGCATTATTCTAAGTGTGAATCTTTAAGAGGAATTCATTGAATTCGCtagattagaaaaaaaaaaaaaagagagctCAGCCCCCCATTATAGGATCCCCTATCtgcacatatataaaaatatcagcTTTGCTTTGCATTTCTTTCAGGCATCCGCCAAAGTTTCGATTTATTTTCGAATAGCCCATTTACTTATATATCATATTTGCGCCTGCATAAGAAtcctttcattttcatttacgTTTGAAGGGAGCCAAAAACACAAGAGAAATGAGCACATTACTTGGAACTTATAcgaatagagaaaaaaaaatcataataaactgtttaaaaaaaatcataataaactGTTTTTTTCATACTTATTCTGGTTTTGGAGCATCCTAATGCCATGTTCTGATTTTGATTAGGATCAAAATTAGGCAGATATCTAGTAGGGTACCTAAATGATAAATCTAACCATTAGTACATCGAATAAAGTTTGAAAAATTTGTTAATACCGTTGGGCCGGCCAACAAGGAAGTTCCAGAATCTGCAATTGCTGAGCAACCTCCAGCACAATATTCTGTGTAGCAGTAAATTCAAGCTGTTAGAACCAGATGGATAGATGACGAAAAgacatatatgtatgtatgtatatacgtatatatatgtatgtatgtatatatatgaaactaTAATTGTAGGTATAGAAAGGACATACCAGTTGGTTTATGACCGATAAGAACATCGCCCATCTCAAACTATCAAAAGAAAGCATAACAAGtacaatgataaaataactataaagTACAAATGATAGCAAGTAATTACTCTGactaaagaaaaacaaaccaGCCCACCTGCCAATAACCTTTCTGTGTCACAGGAACATATGTGTGCTTGCCTTTGTAATGATTCAGATCAACGCTGCCGAAAACAATTTCACCTCCTTCTTCTCCCTGTGTGTTTCGGTTaagccaaaaagaaaacacaggTTCCTTGATAAGGCCCTGTTTAATCATATTGTACCTGTAAGACATGCAAGTCTGACAACTCAAAACACaaatatcaagaaaaattttagatgATGAATTAAAATGCGGATATAAAACAAATACCAGACTGGCACAGCATTTCCAACTGAAATTTCTTGAAACCCAAGCCCTAGGATACCATCAAACTTGGCCGCAACAAATGTGACACCAGGCTCCTTGGTTGCCTCAATAAATTCCTGCATAGTTCGTTCCggctataaaattaaaactgaaaaggTCAAAGCAAATAAAAGGTATTAGCAAAAGAATACCTGATCTTTGACAACCAGGTTACCAACAACAACATTGTCAGAACTAAAGAAACCAGAAATAGCTCCACTACCATAATGAATTTCAGCAGATTTCCCTGCATAATTAATgatatgaagaaaaaattCAGAATTGAAATTGTTCAGCCACACCTCTCATCCAAGTATAGAATAAAGCAGATTTGACTAAAAAATCACACAAGAAATAGTATGGCTTAAGATTATCCATGGATCATTATGCAACCTTCCTATAGTAGCCAATCATTCTACAAAAGTAGGTGCTGTTCACAAatgaacaataaaatttatggtgAACatcaaactaattttaaatgagCAAGAGAAACTAGAACTACTTTTATATAAGCATGAATGAACAACA comes from Ricinus communis isolate WT05 ecotype wild-type chromosome 5, ASM1957865v1, whole genome shotgun sequence and encodes:
- the LOC8277993 gene encoding aspartic proteinase, whose amino-acid sequence is MGTNFKPLVLFLFLSSLLSSLVSSAPNDGLVRLGLKKMKLDENSRLAARLESKNAEALRASVRKYGLRGDSKDTDIVALKNYLDAQYYGEIGIGTPPQKFTVVFDTGSSNLWVPSSKCIFSVACFFHSRYKSGQSSTYKKNGKSAEIHYGSGAISGFFSSDNVVVGNLVVKDQEFIEATKEPGVTFVAAKFDGILGLGFQEISVGNAVPVWYNMIKQGLIKEPVFSFWLNRNTQGEEGGEIVFGSVDLNHYKGKHTYVPVTQKGYWQFEMGDVLIGHKPTEYCAGGCSAIADSGTSLLAGPTTVVTLINEAIGATGVASQECKTVIAQYGETIMDLLIAEAQPKKICSQIGLCTFDGTRGVSMGIQSVVDDNNDKSSGIVRDAMCSACEMTVVWMQNQLRENQTQDRILNYVNELCDRIPNPLGESIVDCGSISSMPVVSFTIGGKVFDLSPQEYILKVGEGAQAQCISGFMALDVPPPRGPLWILGDIFMGRYHTVFDYGNLRVGFAEAA